The Methanosarcina barkeri str. Wiesmoor DNA segment CATTCCTCGCTGATCACAAGAACCGCCTAACTTGCGGAAAATGTGGTTATACCGAGTTTAAGAAGTAATCTACTTCATAAATTGATCTGACTCTTTTTCAATCCAAGCCGCAGGAAATTGCCTGCGGTTCTTTTCACTTCCGAGTTCCGTCACCCGAGTCCCGTCTCGGGAGGACGGTGCCCTTTTCGCTTACTTCGTTCGCTCAAAAGGGCTGAATTATAATGAAGATATTTAGCTGAGCCAAGAGGGCTAATTTTTTTGCATTGAATATCTTTTTATTATAAACTATCCAGGCTTAACGGTCCGGTCTTGAGTTTAAAGGAGCCGGCGAATTCTTGGAAACTAAATCAGTAACTATCTTCTGCGCCCGTATTTATAATAGGCATCGTATATAATTACATGAATTTTAAATTAGCTAAATTTTACTCAAAGATTCCGAGGGCTTATGAATTCTCTTTATGCCAGAGCCTGGTACAGTAAAGCTCTTGCTTTTTTGAACTTGAAAAACCAGATAGGTGCAGAGAAAAATTTTGAGAAGGCGCTTGAGGCTTTTGATGCCGTACTTGCGGTCAATCCTGAGGATAGCGTCGCCTGGCAGTACAGGGGAAATATACTTCGCTATCTGGACCGTCCGGAAGAAGCCTTGCAGGCTTTTGAAAAGGCACTTGATCTTGATCCTGACAATATTCCTGCACGATACCTCAAAGGGCTTACCTTCGGATACCTTAACCTGACAGAGCAGGCTCTTGAGGCTTTTAATGGCGTGCTTGGGAGAGATGAAAAGCACATCGGTGCTCTGTATTATAGCGGGCTTGCTTTAAAACAGCTCACACGAGACGAAGAAGCCCTTGAGGCTTTCACCAGAGCAGCTGAGTTTAATCCCGAAAACTCGAAGGCCTGGTACTATAGAGGGGTAATTCTATCCGCATTTGGGAGAAATGAAGAAGCTCTCGAGGCTTATGGAAAAACCCTGAAGCTAGAACCTTTGCATTCAGGGGCATGGGAAGGTGAGGCAAAAGCATACCTTGCTTTGAGCAGAAGGAGAGAAGCTTTGAGAACCTGTGCAAAAGCTCTGGAACTCGAACCCGCGTCTGCTGCGGCCTGGGAAACTCAGGGTAGAATTCTCAAAGGCATGGGAAAGAAAGAGGAAGCACTTTCAGCTTTCGAAAAAAGCCTTATCCTTGAGCCAGGAAACACAACAAACAGGCTAGAAAGGGGCAGGCTTCTAGGACAGCTTGGTAGGCCCCTGGAAGCTCTTGACTCGTTTGAAAGTGTACTTGAACTGGACAACTCTATTATAGAAGCAAAAGTCGGCAAAGGAAAAGCCTTGCTGGTGCTTGGAAGATACCAGGAATCTCTTGATGCTTTCAGGAAAGTTCTTGAGCCTGAGCCTTTAAGTTCAGAGGGATGGAAAGGAATAGGCAACTGCTTTCTAGCTATGCGGAGGCCTCATGAAGCTTTGCAGGCTTATGAAAAGGCCCTCTCCTCCGGAACTGAAAATTGCGGCATTTTGAGTGGTCTTGGAGAAGTATATTATACGCTTGGTGATTATTCAAAAGCTCTTGAAAGCTTCGAAGAGGCTCTCAGGCTTGATTCCGAAAATCTTTTTGCGTGGAATGGAAGGGGAAATGCATTCTATAAGCTTGGGAGATACGGTGAAGCTCTTGAGGCCTATGAGACTCTTCTCGAACTTGATTATGAAAGTCTGCCTGCACGATATAATCGAGGTGTCACTTTTTCCCAACTCAAACATCAGGACACAGACTTTGAGGAAGTTCTTGGAAATCGGCTCCAGACAGCTTTTATAAAATATCTGGAATTGTCTGGAAGGCTTCCTGAAGGAGAAATTGGGGGTGAGAGCTGGAAGTACCGGGGTTTTGCTTTTGCCGAGTTGGGAGATTATAGTGAAGCTCTTAAAGCCTTTGAAAATGCCACAATAAATGGATCTGAAAGCTCTTTTCCCAGGGTTTGCAAAGGAATCACTCTTCTCTGCCTTAAAAATTATGAAAAAGCTCTGGAAACGTTTGAAGATGCCGAAAAGGATCTTTGTGCAGCCGTAGAATCGGAGAAAGTCATCAAAAGTGGGAAGTACAAAGAACCTGGGAGTTTAATACCTGATGAACTAAATTTCATACTGGAGATTCTTTTGAATGCTAAAGGGCTTACTCTGGATGCCCTTAGCAGGTATCAGGAGGCTTTAACAGCTTTTGAGGGTGCCAGGAAACTTTCTGATGCTGAGAATATTGCATGTTCTGGAAAAGGCCTGGTTTTTGCGCACTGTGGAGAGTGGGGAAAAGCTCTGAAAGCATTTGATAGAATTCTTACCCACGATCCTAAAAATACCCAGGCTTCAGTCATGAAAGCTTTTGCCCTCATAAGGTTGCAGGAGTTTGATAAAGCTATTTCAGTCCTCGAGGAACTGACAACTGACGAGATTAACTCAGATTTGCCTTCGTGCCTGCTGGGCTTTGCCTGTTTCAGGCTGGAAGATTT contains these protein-coding regions:
- a CDS encoding tetratricopeptide repeat protein; the encoded protein is MNSLYARAWYSKALAFLNLKNQIGAEKNFEKALEAFDAVLAVNPEDSVAWQYRGNILRYLDRPEEALQAFEKALDLDPDNIPARYLKGLTFGYLNLTEQALEAFNGVLGRDEKHIGALYYSGLALKQLTRDEEALEAFTRAAEFNPENSKAWYYRGVILSAFGRNEEALEAYGKTLKLEPLHSGAWEGEAKAYLALSRRREALRTCAKALELEPASAAAWETQGRILKGMGKKEEALSAFEKSLILEPGNTTNRLERGRLLGQLGRPLEALDSFESVLELDNSIIEAKVGKGKALLVLGRYQESLDAFRKVLEPEPLSSEGWKGIGNCFLAMRRPHEALQAYEKALSSGTENCGILSGLGEVYYTLGDYSKALESFEEALRLDSENLFAWNGRGNAFYKLGRYGEALEAYETLLELDYESLPARYNRGVTFSQLKHQDTDFEEVLGNRLQTAFIKYLELSGRLPEGEIGGESWKYRGFAFAELGDYSEALKAFENATINGSESSFPRVCKGITLLCLKNYEKALETFEDAEKDLCAAVESEKVIKSGKYKEPGSLIPDELNFILEILLNAKGLTLDALSRYQEALTAFEGARKLSDAENIACSGKGLVFAHCGEWGKALKAFDRILTHDPKNTQASVMKAFALIRLQEFDKAISVLEELTTDEINSDLPSCLLGFACFRLEDFERALKAYRKAIDINPKNSHARNGLSELYFRLGDSRGALKELEASIAEAPENSFSRNLKGRVELEEQACEEALESFRRALALDSEDQRLLLWDVYARYMYAEASFEENSARFRHMLLAAAGKLEKAAIWQRSEDNELKAYALYFLGLFYCRAHYFRKAADRLNECLSLDPPAEVKKPADLLLINLRTGPLKPTWWKWWLDAKTNHLLKKLSFWLIFLIIFGLLLSHPAALSLPIISWPAVYINHLFSLTGNISWPVYGREYMVFILFLVFILLLPGFRQGRPSEEELEPLTPPYPDLDIPESIIEEFGEKLKKSLFSPEPMEESVSKLGDF